From the Primulina tabacum isolate GXHZ01 chromosome 15, ASM2559414v2, whole genome shotgun sequence genome, one window contains:
- the LOC142527894 gene encoding vacuolar protein sorting-associated protein 20 homolog 2-like, with protein MGNVFVKKPKITEVDRAILSLKTQRRKLALYQQQLDNVIEAEKQAAKDLLREKKKDKALLTLKKKKVQEELLKQVDAWLINVEQQLADVELASKQKAVFESLKAGNTAVKAIQSEINLDDVQKLMDDTAEAKAYQDEMNAILGEKLSAEDEEEIFAEFKNLETQIMLQDLPKVPSAVPSVEEQEEKLDLPDVPMKAPGIPGRVTDSSSESRSKAMEEPLPA; from the exons ATGGGAAACGTATTTGTGAAGAAACCGAAGATCACAGAAGTGGATAGAGCCATTCTTTCTCTGAAAACTCAAAGGCGTAAGCTTGCTCTATACCAGCAACAG CTAGATAATGTGATTGAAGCTGAAAAACAAGCTGCAAAAGACTTGCTTCGGGAAAAGAAGAAAGATAAAGCGTTGTTGACACTAAAGAAGAAGAAAGTCCAAGAAGAGCTATTAAAGCAAGTGGATGCTTGGCTGATCAATGTTGAGCAGCAA TTGGCAGATGTTGAACTAGCCAGCAAGCAGAAAGCTGTGTTTGAGAGTCTGAAGGCCGGAAATACTGCAGTGAAAGCAATACAAAGTGAGATAAACCTGGATGATGTTCAAAAGCTGATGGATGATACTGCCGAGGCAAAAGCTTATCAAGAT GAAATGAATGCGATCTTGGGAGAGAAGCTGTCTGCTGAAGATGAAGAGGAAATTTTTGcagaatttaaaaatctagagacacag ATTATGCTTCAGGATCTTCCAAAAGTTCCTTCTGCAGTACCATCCGTTGAAGAACAAGAAGAGAAGCTCGATCTTCCTGATGTGCCAATGAAAGCACCAGGTATCCCCGGAAGAGTGACAGATTCTTCATCAGAATCCCGATCAAAAG CCATGGAGGAACCGTTGCCTGCTTGA
- the LOC142525780 gene encoding LOW QUALITY PROTEIN: uncharacterized protein LOC142525780 (The sequence of the model RefSeq protein was modified relative to this genomic sequence to represent the inferred CDS: deleted 1 base in 1 codon), with the protein MATLSNRSPSSNASRPSNLNPNSKNQENNHPATRKSFSGNNPLGKPSIVTNLRRFDPATPANSPSESSDFARRSVGKESCVASFSNVCEEKENDEKDMNFKAAKLRTPTKNSKNFMSPTISAASKFTPSPRKKVLVERNDPVRTSMSLSEGKAMFFSTSSNDVSEILEPKSDLGFDQNHSIDSFVDAEVAESQNNETIPEDPAVSKPLRKVTFLDAPTDSESATTDSDDNFVELSLKNKSSCSEVSPSIAPLDADPSMPPYDPKNNYLSPRPQFLYYKPNPRIDMLLNKNRLDSDEFMRLEDDGFTEDTMSEIISDSERTEESQAEVLQEEERELTASADMVVGVTKMDEMLSPGGERPESLPVSLPSTDDMPENFAHKIDKKPRGFSRLICGSMFLIFLIAFASIYITHSPLLDELVLKDSDFPDFSDLYHQSKEKFDWVARYINQFQVDSLSFISSLMKKLSEGEIIGPLQFMNLTDPQNNIWNEEQFQIHQGLMEDLEEEDELEEFADEDMQVDTDERFDEEIEEYDKLETEEISPYFEIFSEIEHKISENVDGENGVAPEDDQLAPSSHDQESKFEAKDVAMEPEIIDAENFKGETDIGSSADSDANLLNHESSLEVDSSGDKTVESSPILESPPKTSEEKFLTNYIIGISSVFVALSTVTALVYLNKKKSSLANVVVVAPTKPLMVKKLDDEFAGTEHISQERRLSTLTEVDLLGGSCPSEISSFQKSYKEMQGANEVQSLENKPTRYSKRESLASSSRYSTGSQSYGSFTTYERIPAKHVNTDEDVEVITPVRRSSRLRNQITSP; encoded by the exons ATGGCTACTCTTTCAAACAGATCTCCTTCCTCAAATGCATCCAGGCCGAGTAATCTCAATCCCAATTccaaaaatcaagaaaacaatcACCCTGCAACTAGGAAAAGTTTCAGTGGCAACAATCCTTTAGGAAAACCCTCTATTGTTACTAATCTGAGGAGATTTGATCCCGCCACACCTGCCAATAGCCCATCAG AATCTTCAGATTTTGCAAGAAGATCCGTGGGAAAAGAAAGCTGCGTGGCTTCATTTTCTAacgtttgtgaagaaaaagagAACGATGAAAAAGATATGAATTTCAAGGCTGCAAAACTCCGGACTCCGACAAAAAATTCGAAGAATTTCATGTCACCTACTATTTCTGCCGCCTCAAAATTTACCCCATCTCCAAGGAAAAAGGTCTTGGTGGAGAGAAATGATCCTGTTCGAACCTCAATGTCCTTATCTGAAGGAAAAGCTATGTTTTTCTCCACCTCGTCCAAcgatgtttctgaaattttagaGCCAAAATCTGACCTTGGATTTGACCAGAATCACTCCATTGATAGTTTCGTGGACGCAGAAGTTGCTGAGTCTCAGAACAATGAGACTATTCCTGAAGATCCTGCAGTTTCCAAGCCTTTGAGAAAGGTGACATTTTTAGATGCACCTACAGATTCTGAATCAGCAACAACTGATTCAGATGATAATTTTGTCGAATTGAGCTTAAAGAACAAGAGTTCTTGTTCAGAAGTTTCTCCATCCATAGCCCCCCTAGATGCAGATCCATCCATGCCTCCTTATGATCCTAAAAACAATTACCTTTCTCCAAGGCCTCAATTTCTTTATTACAAACCAAATCCCAGGATCGACatgctcttgaacaagaacaGGCTGGATTCAGATGAATTCATGCGGTTAGAAGATGATGGTTTTACTGAAGATACAATGTCtgaaatcatatcagattccgAGCGCACAGAAGAATCTCAGGCTGAGGTTCTGCAGGAGGAGGAACGTGAGCTTACCGCTTCAGCTGATATGGTAGTAGGAGTAACCAAAATGGACGAAATGTTATCCCCTGGTGGCGAACGGCCTGAATCTTTACCGGTCAGTTTGCCTTCTACTGATGACATGCCAGAGAATTTCGCGCATAAAATTGATAAGAAACCACGGGGTTTCTCTAGATTGATTTGTGGCTCTATGTTTCTGATTTTCTTGATTGCTTTTGCATCAATTTACATTACTCATTCTCCACTACTTGATGAACTCGTTTTAAAAGATTCGGACTTCCCTGATTTTAGCGATCTTTATCACCAATCAAAGGAGAAATTTGATTGGGTTGCAAGATATATTAATCAGTTCCAAGTTGATTCCTTGTCTTTCATTTCTTCCCTAATGAAGAAGCTCAGTGAAGGAGAAATAATAGGCCCTTTGCAGTTCATGAATCTTACCGATCCTCAAAATAATATTTGGAATGAGGAACAGTTTCAGATCCATCAGGGGTTGATGGAggatcttgaagaagaagacGAGTTGGAGGAATTTGCAGATGAAG ATATGCAGGTAGATACCGATGAAAGATTTGACGAGGAAATTGAAGAATATGACAAATTAGAAACTGAAGAAATCTCTccttattttgaaatattttctgaAATAGAGCATAAGATTTCAGAAAATGTAGATGGTGAAAATGGAGTTGCCCCTGAAGATGATCAATTAGCTCCTTCTTCTCATGACCAAGAAAGTAAATTTGAAGCCAAAGATGTAGCAATGGAGCCTGAGATCATCGATGCTGAAAATTTCAAGGGTGAAACTGATATAGGATCTTCAGCTGATTCTGATGCTAATTTGTTGAACCATGAAAGTTCATTAGAAGTTGATTCGTCTGGTGACAAAACTGTCGAAAGCTCACCAATACTGGAGTCGCCACCTAAGACATCAGAAGAAAAATTTCTTACAAATTACATCATTGGCATTTCTTCCGTTTTTGTGGCTTTATCGACAGTTACCGCGCTCgtatacttgaacaagaaaAAATCAAGTCTGGCCAACGTTGTTGTTGTTGCGCCAACCAAACCATTGATGGTTAAAAAACTGGACGATGAATTTGCGGGCACAGAGCACATTTCGCAAGAAAGGAGGCTATCCACCCTCACAGAGGTGGATTTGCTCGGTGGATCATGCCCTTCCGAAATCAGCAGCTTTCAAAAAAGTTACAAAGAGATGCAAGGAGCAAATGAAGTTCAAAGTTTGGAGAACAAACCGACGAGGTATTCAAAAAGGGAGTCATTGGCTTCTTCATCAAGGTATTCCACGGGTTCGCAATCGTATGGAAGCTTCACCACATACGAAAGAATTCCTGCTAAACAT GTGAATACAGACGAGGACGTGGAAGTTATTACACCGGTGAGGCGTTCTAGCCGTCTCAGGAATCAGATCACTTCTCCATGA